TTGGCAAAGCATATGGGAGCATTTACAGCTATCGATTATATCATTATTGATCGCGATCTTAATTGCTGTACCACTTGGGCTTTTATTAACACGAACAAAAAGAATTGCTGAACCCATCATTACGGTTACAGCTATTTTACAAACGATACCCAGTTTAGCCATACTGGCGTTTTTAATCCCTATTGTGGGTATAGGATTTAAGCCTGCTATATACGCCTTATCTGCTTATGCTTTACTTCCGATTCTAAGAAACACCTATACAGGAATCAATGAAGTAGATAAAGCGCTCATTGAAGCTGCTAAAGGAATGGGGATGAGCTCATTCAGAAGGCTGGCTCGAGTCGAGTTGCCACTTGCTATGCCTGTTATTATGGCTGGTATCAGAACATCTATGGTGCTTATTGTGGGAACGGCAACCATTGCAGCCTTAATCGGCGCAGGAGGATTGGGAGAGTTAATTCTACTAGGCATAAACCGCGGTGGAGATATCCCATTGATTCTACTTGGCGCTATACCTGCAGCTCTCCTGGCAATTTTACTTGATAATATACTCAGGTTATTCGAACGAACGTCTGCAAAGTCTGGATTCAGGTCTTTAGCAACGATTCTTATTGCATCATTATTAATTGTAACCATTCCTTTCATTGTGAATGGGGATGATAAAGCAGACCTCGTAATTGGTGGTAAAATTGGAGCAGAACCAGCAATCCTAATGAATATGTACAAAGTCTTAATTGAAGAAGAAACCGATTTGTCGGTTGAAACAAAACCAAATTTCGGTAAAACTGATTATGTGTTTGAAGCATTAAAAGGCGGCGACCTTGATATTTATCCTGAATTTACAGGAACTGTTATCACTACACTTTTAGGAGAGCAAGCCGAAAGTAATGTGAAGCAAGAGGTATATGAACAAGCCAGGGACGGGATTAAAGAAGCGGAAAATATGGTTCTTCTTGAGCCGATGGAATACAACAACACGTATGCTGTAGCTACTACTCAAGAAATAGCTGAGCAATATGGCCTTGAATCGATTGGCGATCTTAAAGTAGCAGAAGATAAAGTCACCGCTGGTTTCACTCTTGAGTTTAATGATCGGTATGACGGGTATGTAGGAATGCAAGAAGAGTATGGGTTAGATCTAAATGTTAAAACGATGGAACCTGGGGTTCGCCAGACCGCAATAAAAGAAGGCGATGTACAAGTCATTGATGCTTATGCAACTGCCGGCTATATGGTTGCTTATAATCTTAAGGTCTTAGAAGACCCGGAGAATATTTTCCCGCCATATCAAGGGGCTCCTTTGGTAAAACAATCCACATTGGATCAATATCCTGAAATTCGAGATATCCTAAATCAGTTGGGTGGTAACATTACTAAACAACAAATGCAGGAAATGAACTATAAAGTAGACTTTGAAGATGAAGATCCTTATCAAGTTGCACGTAATTTCTTAAAGGATAACGGGTATATTGACTAAAGAAGGGAGATCTTACTATGCGAAATCCTTCTAATGAAGAGATTAAAGATATCTTAAGTCAAACAAAAACGATTGCCGTAGTTGGTTTATCGGATCGTCCTGAACGTACATCTTATCAAGTTTCAAAAGCTATGCAGGATGCGGGCTATAGAATCATTCCTGTAAATCCAACGATCGAAGAATCACTAGGCGAACGAGCGGTTTCTTCTTTGAGTGAAATCGAGGAACCTTTTGACTTGATTAATGTCTTCAGGCGCTCAGAATTTTTGCCTGAGGTGGCCAGAGAAGCTGTTCAGACTGAAGCAAAGGTTTTTTGGGCTCAGCAAGGTGTCCAGGATGAAGACACCTTTCGTTATTTGAGTGAACAAGGTATGACAGTGCTAATGGACCTCTGTATTAAAGTTGCCCATTCTGTTACAATAGGAAGGTAATAAGAGAGAAAATCCCTGTTCTTGCAGGGATTTTTTTCTTTTCGTGGAAAAAGGTTATTTGATTAAATTGTAGAAACCGCTAAAATAAAAGACAGGCGCTTTGCCCGTGCTCTTATTTACAAAAACGAACATCCGTTCTATTATAGATGTAAGAGCATTGAAAGGAGTACAAATAGATTGGCTAAGAATTCTACTCAATATAATGATGATTCAATACAAGTACTAGAGGGGTTAGAAGCAGTTAGAAAGCGACCTGGTATGTACATAGGAAGCACAGACCATCGCGGGCTTCATCACCTAGTATATGAAATAGTTGATAATGCCGTTGACGAAGCGTTAGCGGGTTATGGGAACCGAATTACGGTGACCATCCATAAAGATCAAAGTGTATCAGTACGTGACGAAGGGCGTGGTATGCCTACGGGGATGCACCGACTTGGTAAGCCCACCCCTGAAGTCATACTTACCGTGCTTCATGCTGGTGGTAAGTTCGGACAAGGCGGTTATAAGACAAGTGGTGGCCTGCATGGTGTAGGGGCCTCTGTTGTGAATGCG
The nucleotide sequence above comes from Pontibacillus chungwhensis. Encoded proteins:
- a CDS encoding CoA-binding protein, translated to MRNPSNEEIKDILSQTKTIAVVGLSDRPERTSYQVSKAMQDAGYRIIPVNPTIEESLGERAVSSLSEIEEPFDLINVFRRSEFLPEVAREAVQTEAKVFWAQQGVQDEDTFRYLSEQGMTVLMDLCIKVAHSVTIGR
- a CDS encoding ABC transporter permease/substrate-binding protein; protein product: MSELKATFLDRQDMFWQSIWEHLQLSIISLLIAILIAVPLGLLLTRTKRIAEPIITVTAILQTIPSLAILAFLIPIVGIGFKPAIYALSAYALLPILRNTYTGINEVDKALIEAAKGMGMSSFRRLARVELPLAMPVIMAGIRTSMVLIVGTATIAALIGAGGLGELILLGINRGGDIPLILLGAIPAALLAILLDNILRLFERTSAKSGFRSLATILIASLLIVTIPFIVNGDDKADLVIGGKIGAEPAILMNMYKVLIEEETDLSVETKPNFGKTDYVFEALKGGDLDIYPEFTGTVITTLLGEQAESNVKQEVYEQARDGIKEAENMVLLEPMEYNNTYAVATTQEIAEQYGLESIGDLKVAEDKVTAGFTLEFNDRYDGYVGMQEEYGLDLNVKTMEPGVRQTAIKEGDVQVIDAYATAGYMVAYNLKVLEDPENIFPPYQGAPLVKQSTLDQYPEIRDILNQLGGNITKQQMQEMNYKVDFEDEDPYQVARNFLKDNGYID